One window from the genome of Ananas comosus cultivar F153 linkage group 13, ASM154086v1, whole genome shotgun sequence encodes:
- the LOC109719689 gene encoding root phototropism protein 2 has product MAVASPNSHFSTAMERTGQWVFSQEVPADVVVEIGDSRFPLHKFLLVARSGYMRRRILEANPSEVVRVDLSGLPGGAEAFEKAAKFCYGVNFEITVHNVAALRCAAEYLEMTEEADPGGGSSSLARRAEEFLSQAALKTLPGAVAVLRSCEEGLLPWAEELRILQRCVDVIALKACNESNFPDASLASGGRPSSPPRHAPFQKVALRHALSHRGRLPAIPPRVAAYLTSSSLPRPPPGPAPAAAPPPSPGGARRHTLAGGLLESIRAPSSPRTAATPRSPVGFLCLLLRPRSPSPCHRLPPRAERRIAAKSLDSRIIADSFEHEAAAGAGAGGLLYGGGAALCSAAMQKVARTVDAFVSEIATDVDLSVSKFAGIAGALPKSSRHFDDDLYRAVDIYLKAHSDLDEIEREKVCSVMDPLRLSYEARLHAAQNKRLPLQIVLHALYYDQLKLRSSSASQPQAAAVPKQHGDASLTRENEALRSELARMRLYVSELERTNAPALAASKSSSATPGPPKKPTTFFASVSRKLGKLNPFRHGGAKDTSMLHDDAAAGGVDVTKPRRRRFSIS; this is encoded by the exons ATGGCCGTAGCTTCTCCAAACTCCCACTTCTCCACTGCCATGGAGAGAACCGGCCAATG GGTTTTCTCTCAAGAGGTCCCCGCCGATGTCGTCGTTGAGATCGGAGATTCTCGCTTCCCTCTCCACAAA TTCTTGTTGGTGGCGAGGAGTGGGTACATGCGGCGGCGGATTCTGGAGGCGAATCCGTCGGAGGTGGTGCGTGTCGATCTCTCCGGCCTGCCAGGCGGGGCGGAGGCGTTCGAGAAGGCCGCAAAATTCTGCTACGGCGTCAACTTCGAGATCACGGTGCACAACGTGGCGGCCCTGCGGTGCGCGGCGGAGTACCTGGAGATGACCGAGGAGGCGGACCCCGGCGGCGGAAGCAGCAGTCTCGCGCGAAGGGCGGAGGAGTTCCTGTCGCAGGCGGCGCTGAAGACGCTGCCCGGGGCGGTGGCGGTGCTCCGGAGCTGCGAGGAGGGGCTGCTGCCGTGGGCGGAGGAGCTCAGAATTCTGCAGCGGTGTGTGGACGTGATCGCCTTGAAG GCCTGCAATGAATCCAACTTTCCGGACGCGTCGCTCGCGAGTGGTGGGCGGCCGAGCTCGCCGCCTCGCCACGCTCCCTTCCAGAAGGTCGCTCTCCGCCATGCGCTCTCGCACCGCGGGCGCCTGCCCGCAATCCCTCCACGCGTCGCCGCCTACTTAACGAGCTCTTCCCTCCCCAGACCTCCTCCCGGGCCGGCGCCGGCGGCCGCGCCACCGCCGTCGCCGGGCGGCGCACGGCGACACACTCTCGCCGGTGGCCTCCTCGAATCCATCCGTGCTCCCTCCTCCCCCCGGACCGCCGCGACGCCCCGCTCCCCCGTCGGCTTCCtctgcctcctcctccgcccgcGATCGCCCTCGCCGTGTCACCGCCTCCCGCCACGAGCTGAGCGCCGAATCGCAGCGAAGTCCCTCGACAG CCGGATCATCGCGGATTCGTTTGAGCACGAGGCCGcggccggcgccggcgccggcggcctGCTgtacggcggcggcgccgccctctGCTCTGCCGCCATGCAGAAGGTGGCGCGCACCGTCGACGCCTTCGTCAGTGAGATCGCCACCGACGTGGACCTCTCCGTCTCCAAGTTCGCCGGCATCGCCGGCGCCCTCCCCAAGTCCTCCCGCCACTTCGATGACGATCTCTACCGCGCCGTCGACATCTATCTCAAG GCGCACTCTGATCTGGACGAGATTGAGAGGGAGAAGGTGTGCAGTGTGATGGACCCGCTGCGGCTGTCGTACGAGGCGCGGCTGCACGCGGCGCAGAACAAGCGGCTGCCCCTCCAGATCGTCCTCCACGCGCTCTACTACGACCAGCTCAAGCTCCGCAGCAGCTCCGCCTCCCAGCCGCAAGCGGCAGCGGTGCCGAAGCAGCACGGCGATGCGTCCCTCACGCGCGAGAACGAGGCGCTCCGGTCCGAGCTTGCGCGCATGCGCCTCTACGTGTCCGAGctcgagcgcaccaacgcgccCGCGCTGGCTGCGTCGAAGTCGTCTTCGGCAACACCAGGCCCGCCCAAGAAGCCGACGACGTTCTTCGCCTCCGTGTCCCGCAAGCTCGGGAAGCTGAACCCGTTCAGGCACGGCGGGGCCAAGGACACGTCGATGCTCCACGACGACGCGGCGGCGGGAGGGGTAGACGTGACCAAGCCCCGGAGGAGGAGGTTCTCGATATCGTGA
- the LOC109719059 gene encoding BTB/POZ domain-containing protein At3g08570-like isoform X1, producing MGLANENPFPFSAAKLSTSPRFCNPISRRIFSDVAGDITIYVDGQSFLLHKFPLVSRSGRIRKMVLDSRDPNVLKLELINVPGGASAFELAAKFCYGTNFEITTTNVAHLRCIAEYLEMTEDYQEENLILRTETYLNEIVMQSLEKSLEVLCSCEGLLPVAEEIGIIDRCIDAIAVNASKEQLVSGLAHLEFEGGSGKLRMNCQDWWVEDLSVLKIDLYQRVIAVMRRTGVRSDSIVTSLMHYAQTSLKSVERRQIWDSGLLIGENQRLIVETLVGLLAKEKLTQLPLSFLFGMLRMAIEVDASLDCRIELEKRIGLQLEMASLDDLLIPSLQTSDSVFDVDTIHRILVNFLQRVEEEGSEESSQCGYESDGQGAKSPSHSSVLKVGRLMDGYLAEIAPDPYLKLQKFMTIIELLPDYARVVDDGLYRAIDIYLKAHPSLTESECKKLCNLIDCQKLSQDASNHAAQNDRLPVQMVVRVLYFEQLRLKTSLSGNFGDSSFSQRIVNSSGVPSAAMSPRDNYASLRRENRELKLEISRMRVRLSELEKEQAVMKQGMRDGRSGEHGKAFFASISKGIGRITMLGPNARKQSKSARKSQGPTEGKSRRRQKRSVL from the exons GATATTCTCAGATGTGGCTGGGGATATAACTATATATGTGGATGGGCAATCGTTTTTATTGCATAAG TTCCCTTTGGTTTCTCGGAGCGGAAGAATCCGGAAAATGGTGCTGGATTCCAGGGACCCAAATGTCTTAAAATTGGAGCTCATAAATGTGCCAGGAGGTGCCTCAGCATTTGAACTTGCCGCCAAATTCTGTTACGggacaaattttgaaataacaaCCACCAATGTAGCCCATCTCCGATGCATCGCCGAATATCTGGAAATGACCGAAGACTACCAAGAGGAAAACCTTATTCTTCGAACAGAAACCTATTTGAATGAGATTGTGATGCAAAGCCTCGAAAAGTCTCTAGAAGTTCTATGTTCATGTGAGGGCTTGCTTCCTGTAGCTGAAGAAATTGGCATTATAGATAGATGTATTGATGCAATCGCTGTGAATGCAAGCAAGGAGCAGTTGGTCTCTGGTCTGGCTCACTTAGAATTCGAAGGTGGTTCCGGGAAATTGCGAATGAATTGTCAGGACTGGTGGGTGGAAGATCTTTCGGTACTAAAAATCGACCTATATCAGCGAGTAATTGCTGTGATGAGGAGAACGGGAGTGAGATCTGATAGTATTGTTACATCACTTATGCATTATGCTCAAACTTCTCTAAAGAGCGTCGAGAGAAGGCAAATTTGGGATTCTGGCCTTCTAATTGGGGAAAATCAGAGGTTGATTGTCGAAACTCTCGTGGGTCTCTTAGCAAAAGAGAAGCTCACACAACTTCCTCTATCCTTTTTGTTTGGGATGCTAAGAATGGCAATTGAAGTGGATGCAAGCCTTGATTGCAGGATTGAGCTTGAGAAAAGGATCGGCCTTCAACTAGAAATGGCATCGCTTGATGACCTTCTGATTCCGTCATTGCAGACCAGCGATTCAGTGTTTGATGTTGATACCATACATCGAATCCTGGTAAATTTCCTGCAGAGGGTTGAAGAGGAAGGCTCCGAAGAGTCTTCACAATGCGGTTATGAATCGGATGGTCAGGGTGCTAAATCTCCAAGTCACAGTTCGGTCTTGAAAGTGGGAAGGCTTATGGATGGGTATCTTGCAGAGATAGCACCAGATCCATATCTGAAGCTGCAGAAATTTATGACAATTATTGAGCTATTGCCTGACTATGCTCGTGTGGTCGATGATGGGCTCTACAGAGCTATTGATATATACCTGAAG GCTCATCCGTCTCTCACAGAGTCCGAATGCAAGAAGCTATGCAACCTCATAGACTGCCAGAAGCTCTCCCAAGATGCCTCAAACCACGCAGCCCAAAACGACCGCCTCCCCGTCCAAATGGTCGTCCGCGTTCTCTACTTTGAGCAACTCCGCTTAAAAACTTCGCTTTCTGGAAACTTCGGCGACAGCTCATTCTCCCAAAGGATTGTGAACAGCAGTGGGGTCCCGAGCGCAGCAATGTCCCCACGGGACAATTATGCATCTCTCAGGAGGGAAAACCGCGAGCTTAAACTCGAGATCTCAAGAATGAGGGTGAGGCTTAGTGAACTAGAGAAGGAACAAGCAGTTATGAAGCAAGGGATGAGGGATGGTAGATCGGGCGAGCACGGGAAAGCCTTTTTTGCATCTATTTCCAAAGGTATAGGCCGCATAACAATGCTCGGCCCAAATGCTAGAAAGCAATCTAAAAGTGCGAGGAAGTCACAAGGACCGACAGAAgggaagagtcggagaagacaGAAGCGATCGGTCCTGTAA
- the LOC109719059 gene encoding BTB/POZ domain-containing protein At3g08570-like isoform X2, producing the protein MVLDSRDPNVLKLELINVPGGASAFELAAKFCYGTNFEITTTNVAHLRCIAEYLEMTEDYQEENLILRTETYLNEIVMQSLEKSLEVLCSCEGLLPVAEEIGIIDRCIDAIAVNASKEQLVSGLAHLEFEGGSGKLRMNCQDWWVEDLSVLKIDLYQRVIAVMRRTGVRSDSIVTSLMHYAQTSLKSVERRQIWDSGLLIGENQRLIVETLVGLLAKEKLTQLPLSFLFGMLRMAIEVDASLDCRIELEKRIGLQLEMASLDDLLIPSLQTSDSVFDVDTIHRILVNFLQRVEEEGSEESSQCGYESDGQGAKSPSHSSVLKVGRLMDGYLAEIAPDPYLKLQKFMTIIELLPDYARVVDDGLYRAIDIYLKAHPSLTESECKKLCNLIDCQKLSQDASNHAAQNDRLPVQMVVRVLYFEQLRLKTSLSGNFGDSSFSQRIVNSSGVPSAAMSPRDNYASLRRENRELKLEISRMRVRLSELEKEQAVMKQGMRDGRSGEHGKAFFASISKGIGRITMLGPNARKQSKSARKSQGPTEGKSRRRQKRSVL; encoded by the exons ATGGTGCTGGATTCCAGGGACCCAAATGTCTTAAAATTGGAGCTCATAAATGTGCCAGGAGGTGCCTCAGCATTTGAACTTGCCGCCAAATTCTGTTACGggacaaattttgaaataacaaCCACCAATGTAGCCCATCTCCGATGCATCGCCGAATATCTGGAAATGACCGAAGACTACCAAGAGGAAAACCTTATTCTTCGAACAGAAACCTATTTGAATGAGATTGTGATGCAAAGCCTCGAAAAGTCTCTAGAAGTTCTATGTTCATGTGAGGGCTTGCTTCCTGTAGCTGAAGAAATTGGCATTATAGATAGATGTATTGATGCAATCGCTGTGAATGCAAGCAAGGAGCAGTTGGTCTCTGGTCTGGCTCACTTAGAATTCGAAGGTGGTTCCGGGAAATTGCGAATGAATTGTCAGGACTGGTGGGTGGAAGATCTTTCGGTACTAAAAATCGACCTATATCAGCGAGTAATTGCTGTGATGAGGAGAACGGGAGTGAGATCTGATAGTATTGTTACATCACTTATGCATTATGCTCAAACTTCTCTAAAGAGCGTCGAGAGAAGGCAAATTTGGGATTCTGGCCTTCTAATTGGGGAAAATCAGAGGTTGATTGTCGAAACTCTCGTGGGTCTCTTAGCAAAAGAGAAGCTCACACAACTTCCTCTATCCTTTTTGTTTGGGATGCTAAGAATGGCAATTGAAGTGGATGCAAGCCTTGATTGCAGGATTGAGCTTGAGAAAAGGATCGGCCTTCAACTAGAAATGGCATCGCTTGATGACCTTCTGATTCCGTCATTGCAGACCAGCGATTCAGTGTTTGATGTTGATACCATACATCGAATCCTGGTAAATTTCCTGCAGAGGGTTGAAGAGGAAGGCTCCGAAGAGTCTTCACAATGCGGTTATGAATCGGATGGTCAGGGTGCTAAATCTCCAAGTCACAGTTCGGTCTTGAAAGTGGGAAGGCTTATGGATGGGTATCTTGCAGAGATAGCACCAGATCCATATCTGAAGCTGCAGAAATTTATGACAATTATTGAGCTATTGCCTGACTATGCTCGTGTGGTCGATGATGGGCTCTACAGAGCTATTGATATATACCTGAAG GCTCATCCGTCTCTCACAGAGTCCGAATGCAAGAAGCTATGCAACCTCATAGACTGCCAGAAGCTCTCCCAAGATGCCTCAAACCACGCAGCCCAAAACGACCGCCTCCCCGTCCAAATGGTCGTCCGCGTTCTCTACTTTGAGCAACTCCGCTTAAAAACTTCGCTTTCTGGAAACTTCGGCGACAGCTCATTCTCCCAAAGGATTGTGAACAGCAGTGGGGTCCCGAGCGCAGCAATGTCCCCACGGGACAATTATGCATCTCTCAGGAGGGAAAACCGCGAGCTTAAACTCGAGATCTCAAGAATGAGGGTGAGGCTTAGTGAACTAGAGAAGGAACAAGCAGTTATGAAGCAAGGGATGAGGGATGGTAGATCGGGCGAGCACGGGAAAGCCTTTTTTGCATCTATTTCCAAAGGTATAGGCCGCATAACAATGCTCGGCCCAAATGCTAGAAAGCAATCTAAAAGTGCGAGGAAGTCACAAGGACCGACAGAAgggaagagtcggagaagacaGAAGCGATCGGTCCTGTAA